The genomic stretch AGCGACTCCGCATACAGGGCTTTATTGTACTGGACTATATGGATCGGAGCGAAGAGTGCATGATGCAGATGGCCCAATGGATCGGCGCCGGCAAACTGAAATACCGTGTAGATATTGTAGATGGCCTCAATGCAGCACCTGATGCGTTAAACAAGTTGTTTAATGGTTCAAATCAGGGGAAACTAATTGTTAAGGTTTCTGAAAGGTAAATGGTTTAGAAATGGCTTAATATGTGCAGACCACGTATTAAATCCTTGCTTAACGCCACTCTACCCAAATCCCTTTTGCAATGTTGACAAAGTTATCGGAAGAAGAAATCAGTGAACACCTGGGCACCCTCGACCAGTGGTCTCTTGTAAATGGCAAGTTATGCCGCGCGTACCAGTTCAATGATTTCATCGAGGCATTTGGCTTTATGACCCGGGCTGCTATTGTTGCAGAGTCCATGAACCACCATCCTGAATGGTTCAACGTCTATAATAAAGTCAATGTGGAACTCACCACACATGACATCGACGGCATCAGCAACTACGACTTCCAACTGGCCGCCCGCATGGAGCAGTTGGCTACAGGTTCTTGAGGAATGTTGCGTGCTGCGAATTAAGGGTTAGAAGCATGATCCATGTTTTTTCGTGTTTTCGTGCTTCTGTTTTGCATTACCACGGCACAGGTAACAATGCTTTTGTATGCGTCTTTTGCAAAAAAAGAATATCAATCGGCACTCGAAAATCGGCATTAAACGCAACCTTTAATTCGCATTGTTCGATATTCAACAGCCGCGCCTAGCTTTCCCTTAGGGCAAGGCGAATAAGGTCTTCTGCTGACTGAATTCCCGGGTTAGCGCGCAGGACTTTGCGCAGGTTGCGTTCTGCTGCTGCGCGGCTCAAACCGAGGGCTTCAAGTGCAGCAAGGGCGTCGGCACGTGCGGTATTTTTAGAATCACCGCCACCGCTTGTCATACTACCACCGCCAAGACCATCTACCTTGATGAGCTTATCTTTTAGCTCAACCACCATCCGTTCTGCGACCTTTTTACCAACGCCTGGAATTTTGGTCAGAAAAGCCGTATCACCCTCTACAATTTTATCGCGCAGCTCTCCGGGGCGCATGGCGGAAAGTGCAGCCAACGCGAGCTTGGGACCGATACCGGATACCCCCAGCATAATTTCAAAAATGGTACGTTCGGACCGCGAAGCAAATCCAAAAAGCAACAGGGCATCTTCGCGTACATGTTGGTAGGTAAATACTTTGGCTACTTCACCGACAGCAGGTAATTTTTCATACGTAGACGTTGGGATGAGTACATGGTAGCCAACCCCCTGCACGTCGATCACTGTATCCGTAGGACGCTTCTCAGCCAGTTTACCGGAAAGGTATGCAATCATTGTATTCTTCTTTTTCCTGTGCCTTAACTGCGTGCCGTCTCTGTGGCAACCGCATTAGGCCGGTTCCATCGCATAACAATCGGAAGCCGGCGCCCAACCCCAAATGCTTTCTTCGAAACGCGAAGTCCCGGAGGCGCTTGCCGGCGCTTGTATTCGTTGCGATCGACCTTTTTGAGCAAATCATGCACAAAGTCGGTTTCCCATCCCGTTGCTTCTACAATTTGGTCCAGGTCCATTTGCTCTTCAATATACAAACGCAGGACTTCATCCAGCACCGGGTACGGCGGCAGAGAATCTTCGTCTTTCTGATCTGGTCGGAGTTCAGCTGAAGGAGGCTTGGTAATGGTATTTCGGGGAATCATCTCGCGCCCGGCAGCCTCATTGATGTACTCCGCGAGCGCAAAAACCTGCATTTTGAACACATCTGCAAGCACAGCAAGGCCCCCGTTCATGTCGCCATACAATGTAGCGTAGCCAACAGACATTTCACTCTTGTTGCCTGTTGTGAGCAACAGATGGTTAAACTTGTTTGAAAGCGCCATCAGGGTCACCCCCCGTGTGCGGGCCTGGATATTTTCTTCAGCAACACCTGGTTTGGTATCAGCAAATACCCCGGTTAACATTTCATCGAAGGCAGCAACCGCCGGCACGATGGCAATGTTATGGAAGGCAATCTCGTACGCCTCGGCAAGTGCCACAGAGTCATCAACCGAACCGGAAGAGGAGTACCTGGATGGCATGGTCACCCCCACAACACGGTCCGCACCGAGGGCATTTACAGCCAGGGCACAGGTCACGGCAGAGTCAATTCCGCCAGACAACCCGATGAGTGCTTTCGAAAAGGCGCCGGTTTTCTCAAAGTAATCGCGAATGCCCATAACGAGGGCATCATGGAGTTGGGCGATATCAGGAGATGCAGTGTTTGTGTCGGAAGATTCCGGCGCGTGCGCAGCTTCCATATCCCAAACGAGTAAAGCTTCTTCAAAAGAAGGTGCATTTAAAAGCAGATTGCCGGCGGCATCGTGTACGCGGCTGTCACCATCAAAGACAATTTCAGTGTTGGCCCCGACCTGATTCACATAAACAAAGGGCAGGCTATGCTCCAGGCAATTTTCTGCGATAAGGCGGTTACGCACAGCGTGTTTTCCAGTATAAAACGGAGAAGCACTGATGTTGATAAACAGGTCAGCTCCTTGCGCTGCAAGTGCGTCAATCGGGTTTTCATCATATAAATGATAAGGGACCTGCTCCTCGTTATTCCACATGTCTTCGCAAACATGGATGCCAAACTTGTAACCCCGCCACGAAAAAGGCGCGCACGTATCAGCCGGCTCAAAGTACCGGTTTTCATCGAACACGTCATAGGTTGGCAGGAGTTGCTTTTTAACGACAGCGAGTTGCTTGCCACCCTCATAAAACAGGGCCGCGTTAAAAAGACGTTTTCCCATACTGGCTTCATTGCGAACAGGTGCACCGATTAGTACGCCGAGTTCTGCGGGCACAGCACCGGCGATGTCATCGAGGGTTTGTTCAACAGCATCCAGAAAAAGCCGGCTCTCAAGCAGGTCTTGTGGCGGGTATCCGGTCACCGCCAACTCGGGAAATATCACCAGGGCTGCACCCTGG from Bacteroidota bacterium encodes the following:
- a CDS encoding 4a-hydroxytetrahydrobiopterin dehydratase, with protein sequence MLTKLSEEEISEHLGTLDQWSLVNGKLCRAYQFNDFIEAFGFMTRAAIVAESMNHHPEWFNVYNKVNVELTTHDIDGISNYDFQLAARMEQLATGS
- the ruvA gene encoding Holliday junction branch migration protein RuvA produces the protein MIAYLSGKLAEKRPTDTVIDVQGVGYHVLIPTSTYEKLPAVGEVAKVFTYQHVREDALLLFGFASRSERTIFEIMLGVSGIGPKLALAALSAMRPGELRDKIVEGDTAFLTKIPGVGKKVAERMVVELKDKLIKVDGLGGGSMTSGGGDSKNTARADALAALEALGLSRAAAERNLRKVLRANPGIQSAEDLIRLALRES
- a CDS encoding NAD+ synthase produces the protein MKIALAQINPIVGDLAGNRQKIIDFAHRAHGQGAALVIFPELAVTGYPPQDLLESRLFLDAVEQTLDDIAGAVPAELGVLIGAPVRNEASMGKRLFNAALFYEGGKQLAVVKKQLLPTYDVFDENRYFEPADTCAPFSWRGYKFGIHVCEDMWNNEEQVPYHLYDENPIDALAAQGADLFINISASPFYTGKHAVRNRLIAENCLEHSLPFVYVNQVGANTEIVFDGDSRVHDAAGNLLLNAPSFEEALLVWDMEAAHAPESSDTNTASPDIAQLHDALVMGIRDYFEKTGAFSKALIGLSGGIDSAVTCALAVNALGADRVVGVTMPSRYSSSGSVDDSVALAEAYEIAFHNIAIVPAVAAFDEMLTGVFADTKPGVAEENIQARTRGVTLMALSNKFNHLLLTTGNKSEMSVGYATLYGDMNGGLAVLADVFKMQVFALAEYINEAAGREMIPRNTITKPPSAELRPDQKDEDSLPPYPVLDEVLRLYIEEQMDLDQIVEATGWETDFVHDLLKKVDRNEYKRRQAPPGLRVSKKAFGVGRRLPIVMRWNRPNAVATETARS